Genomic segment of Eubacterium sp. 1001713B170207_170306_E7:
TCGTTTTTCCATGTGTACCGGCAACGCCGATGGTTTTGTCAAAAGCCAGAGACATCAACCCAAGATAATCCGAACGTTCGACTATTGGCAAGCCGAGATCTTTGGCGCGGACCATATCGGGGTTATCCTCATGAATTGCCGCTGAGTAGACGACCATATCGGCATCTTCTGGAATGTTGTTGTAATCATGACCGATATGAATTTTGACATCGCGTTCCTTTAACTTTCCGGTATAGGAGGACTCAACCATATCGGAGCCTTCCACTTTAAAGCCCTGGTCCAGGGCCATCCCTGCCAGTCCGCTCATGCTGCTGCCTCCAATACCGATAAAAAATATTTTTTCGATTGGACGATTGAATTTCTTTTTTAGTATTTCTTTCAATTTGTTTGCTCCTTATAGTTCTCATGGACTACAAGAATTATATCACAGCTATTTATTAAGATAAAGTCCCATCATTAAGGAATTTTATTAAGGAATGACGAAAAAGACTTGCACTTTTTCTAAATATGAATAAAATTATAAATAGACTAAAAAATGTTCGGGTTTTATAGGTGAATAAATGAAAAAGAATGAACGTGTTTGTGCAATTACAAAAATATTGACAGACAACCCCAATAAAGTGCTGACCTATAATTATTTCAGTCAGCTTTTTGATGCATCTAAAACAAGTGTCTGTGAGGATGTTGCCATTGTGAAAAGCGCCTTGGAAATGATGAAAATGGGGAGAATCGAAACAGTGTCAGGCGCCGCGGGCGGTGTTAAATATCTTCCGGTGGTGTCTGAGGAAGAAGAAAGAACAATCCTGTCAGAGATAGCGGAAAGACTCATGGAACCTGAACGTAAAATTCAGGGAGGGTTCCTTTACTACAGCGATATCCTCTCAAGTCCATATTATGCACAGCGGCTTGGGAAAATTATCGCGGGAAAATATTTTGAGCAGGATGTAGAGTATGTCGTGACAACAGAGACGAAAGGAATCTCAGTAGCCCTCGAGAGTGCGCGCTTTTTGAATGTGCCGATGACAGTTATCAGAAGATCAAATAAGGTGACCGAAGGAACCACAACGAGTATGAATTATGTTTCTGGCTCGACGAATAAGATTAATACCATGTATTTGAGCCGAAGGGTCAACCTTGAAGGCAAAAAAGTATTGATTATTGACGATTTTATGAAAGGCGGAGGAACCGCCAAGGGAATGATGAATTTAATGGAAGAAGTCGGCGCTGTCATTATCGGGCCTTGTGTCATTTTTGTGACAGAAGAGCCGGACAACAAGCTTGTTGATCATTACTTACCGCTCCTGCGTATGCGGACCGCGTTAAATGACAAGGAAAAAACGCTTGTAGAGTTGACCATGAAATAATGTCCATAAAATGGTGATAGAATACAAAATAATCGGGTAAGTTTTTGTTTTAATTTTGTCTAAAATATGGTACTATAATGTAAAGGTATAGTAAGATGTGATTTTATTTACTACAATCGAAGGGGAGGCTTACATTATGGTAATTACAGACGTAAGAGTAAGAAAAATTTATCCAACAGGGAAAATGAGAGGAATCGTGTCGGTTACGTTTGACGATGAATTTGTCGTGCATGATATCAAAGTAATCGAAGGACAGAATGGTTATTTCATTGCAATGCCTAGTAGAAAAACACCGGACGGAGATTTTAAAGACATCTGTCACCCGATCACCTCCAGTACCCGCAAGGAAATGCAAGGAATCGTTTTGGAAGCCTATGAAAAAGCAGTACTGGAAAAAGCAGAAGAGACTGAACCTGAAGAAATTGATCTCGAAGTAGATTTTGAAGATGATTCAGAAGAATAAGGGCTTCTATGATCATTTTAGTACAAATAGAAAAGTAAGAAATTGAGAGGAGGGAACATGGTTCCCTCTTTTGACGTTTACAAAAGTAAATTAGCTGTAGACATTTATAATGATAAAGGGTATTATTTTTCATGGTAAAGAGTCCCTTTATATGAATGTTAATATAAAATTCAAGTTTTAAACTGGAATATTGGAGAATTAAGAAAATGAAATCAACCAAAACAGTGATTTTGGCTGCCGGACATGGTACGCGTATGGTTTCTGAAAAACCAAAGGTGCTCCATGAAGTCGGCGGAAAAACGATGCTGGATTATGTTATTTCTGCCAGTAAGGCCGCTGGTGCGGATGACATTGCCGTAATTGTGGGATATAAAGCAGATGTTGTGAGAGCTGCTCTTCCTGAAAATCTTACGGCGATTGAACAGAAGGAGCAGCTTGGCACTGGCCACGCCGTTCTTCAGGCATTACCGTTTTTTGAGAATTTTGAGGGTAATGTGCTTGTTTTAGTCGGCGATGCGCCTTTAGTTCGTAAGGAAACACTGGAAGAACTTGTAAAAGCCCACGAAGAAGGCGGTTTTTCCGCGACGGTATTAACCGCTGTTTTTGACGATCCAACGGGTTATGGAAGAATTGTCAAAGAGGGCGAGGAACTGATAAAAATCGTAGAGCACAAGGATGCGACACAGGAAGAACGCAGTATAAAAGAGATTAATTCCGGAATGTACTGCTTTGATGCCCAGGCGTTAAAGACAGCATTGCAGGCCATTAACTCGGATAATGTTCAGGGTGAATATTATTTGACCGATACCATTGAAATTTTAAGGGGAATGGGGAAAAAGGTAGGTTCTTACCCGACTCCGGATGTTGATGATATCGCAGCGGTTAATTCAAAGGTCCAGCTGGCTGAAATTGGGAAAATCATGCGCCGCCGCATTAACACTTCATTGATGGAGGCAGGTGCAATCCTGATCGACCCTGAAAATACATACCTGAGTGCAGAGACAAAGGTAGGAAAAGACACCGTTGTTTATCCTGGCGTTATCACAGAAGGCAGGGTGATTATTGGTGAAAACTGTATTATCGGGCATAACAGCCGTATTGTCAATTCGACTATCGCAGATGGAGTGGATGTTCAGATTTCAACCATATTGGACAGCTTTGTCGATGAAAATACACATGTGGGTCCATATGCTTATCTGCGTCCAAACAGCCATATTGGAAAAAATGTCAAGGTTGGCGATTTTGTAGAGGTTAAGAACGCTGTTATGAAGGATGGTGCGAAGGCATCTCATTTAACCTATATCGGCGATGCTGAGGTTGGAAAAAATGTTAATTTAGGCTGTGGCACGGTTTTTGTCAATTATGATGGTACCCATAAATATCGCACGGTTGTTGAGGATAATTGTTTTATCGGCTGCAACAGTAATCTGGTTTCACCGGTAACGGTAAAAGAGGGCTCTTATGTCGCAGCAGGCTCAACCATTACGGATGATGTACCGGAAGATACCTTAGCTGTTGCGCGTGCGCGTCAGGTAAATAAAGAGGGGTATGCCCTTCAGATGAATCAAATTAAAAAAATCAGTAAATAAATTTAAATAAAATATGAGGTGCAAAAAAAGATGGATGGAAAATTTGGCGGAATTAAGATCATTGCGGGTAATTCCAACAGAAAATTAGCTGAGGATATCGCAGATTATTTAGAAGTACAGCTTTGCAACGCAGACATTCTTCATTTCAGTGATGGGGAAATTGGTCTTAATGTCTTTGAATCTGTTCGTGGAGCAGATGTTTACGTTATCCAGTCAACAGGGAATCCTTGTAATGATAACCTGATGGAGCTGCTGATTATCATTGATGCGATGCGCCGTGCTTCAGCAGGCCGTATCAATGCCGTTATTCCTTATTATGGTTATGCGAGACAGGACCGTAAAGCAAAATCCAGAGATCCGATTACAGCTAAGCTGGTGGCTAACCTGATCACAACGGCTGGCGCGGACCGCGTTATTACAATGGATCTTCATTCCAATCAAATTCAGGGGTTCTTTGATATTCCTCTGGATCACTTATCCGGCGGCGGCTTAATTGCTGAATATTTTAAAAATCTTCGTCTGGACGACATGGTGGTTGTGTCACCAGATGCAGGGAGTGTTAAGCGTTCCAGAAAATTAGCGAGAACGCTGGAATGTCCTTTTGCAATTATTGACAAGCAGCGTCCAAGACCAAATGTTACTGAAGTCATGAATGTTATTGGTAATGTTGAAGGAAAGAACTGTATTCTGATTGATGACATGATCGATACTGCGGGAACCATTACCACAGGGGCGGATGCTTTGATGAAACTGGGAGCAAAATCAGTACGGGCAGCCTGTACGCATGGTGTTTTTTCCGGGCCGGCCATTGAAAGAATCCAGAATTCAGCCATTGAAGAGCTGATTACGCTGGACACTCTCGTGGTTCCGGAAGAAAAACGGATTGACAAAATAAAAATCCTTTCCACTGGAACGCTGTTTGGCCGCGCCATTGACTATGTTCATTTCGGCCGTTCTCTCAGTAAATTATTTTCAGAAAGATATGTCTAAGCTTCCATGTATTTGATAATAGGGCTTGGTAATCCAGGCAGAGAGTATGCCTTAACACGCCATAATATTGGATTTGAGGCGGTTGACTATATTGCCGGTCAAAAGAATGTCCAGATTACAAAAGATGAACACGAAGGATTAACAGGCATTTATTTTGAAAATGGTAAAAAAGTAATGCTGGTTAAGCCCATGACCTATATGAACAACAGCGGCCTCTGTGTGGAGGAACTGGTTTCCTACTACGATGTACCGCTGGAAAACACGCTGGTTATTTACGATGATATTGACCTTGATCCGGGTAAAATCAGAATACGGAAAAAGGGAAGTGCCGGGACACATAATGGCATGCGTTCGATTATCTACCAGCTTCAAGATCAAAATTTTCCACGAATCCGAATCGGAATCGGAAAAAAACCACCTCAGTGGGATTTGGCAAATTATGTTCTCAGTAAATTTACATCAGATGAAACGGAAGTTATGCGTGAAGCAGTAAAAAAAGCAGCGGAAGCGGTGGAATTCTTTATAAATGAGGATATCGATTTTGCCATGAACCGCTTAAACAGGAAAGAAAAAGCCGAGAAAGCAGAAAAACAAGGTTCTGAGGATCAGAATCAGTAAAATAAATAAGTACAAAGCCCGGGTCACTCGATCCGGGCTAGTGCTGTATAAGGAGAGGAAATGGATCGACTGTTTAATGACTTAAAAGGAACGCCTAAAATTGAAAAAATATTTGAAGCCATTGAAGAATCCATAGGGGTTAATCTCTCAAATGTCAAGACTGGCCTTAAAGGCTTTTTAACGCTTTTGACCTATGAACATTTTGATACGAATGTTTTGTTTATCACCCATTCTGACAGAGATGCTCAAAAAAAGGCTGAAATTTTGAGGAAATTCAGAGATACCACCGATGTGCTGTATTACCCCCTGGAGCCGGTTCATGACTATTTTTCAGATGCCCATAGCCAGGATATTGCCCATCAGCGTATGACGGTAATCGAAAAGCTGTTTTCAGGTGGAAAGTATATTATCGTTGCGTCAATTGACAGTATTTTAAAAAAGATGGTTCCCAGGGAAGCGATGGAAAAACTGTTTTTTTCGATTAATAACGGTGATACCTTTGATTTGGAAGCATTGGCCATAAGACTTGTGAATCTGGGTTATGAAAGAGTTTATCAGGTAGAGTCGAAGGGACAGTTTGCACTGCGCGGTGGGATTTTAGATATCTATAACGTAACCTCTGATGATGGGGTCCGCATTGAATTTTTTGATGACGAAGTAGACTCAATGCGTCTTTTTGATGTCGACAGTCAGCTGTCCTATGATCAGATAGAAAATGTTCGTATCGCTCCTGCAAAAGAAATCGTTTTGTCTGAGGAAGAACGGCAGAAGATTTTTAAGATGATCCACAAAAAATATGACGGAAACGAGCTCTATATGGAGCTTGTCGAAAAGCTGGAGCAGGAAGGCGCCCAATATGACGAAACCCTGTTTACCTTTATTAAGGAAAATGACTCCTTTATGGATTATGTTGGGAAAAATATTGTTATCTGGGATGAATATACGCGGATCAAAGAAACCTATGATATTTTTATAAAGAAAACATGGCTGGATTATGAGTCCCTCATAACGCAGGGATACATTTTGCCCGAGGAAAAAAATAAGTTTTTTACTTTCCATCATATCGAAAAAAGCCTTGAAGGCTGTCCTGCGGTTAAAGAGTATCTTTTTAACAGCAGAGCAAAAAAGGGAATGAATTTGGATATGAACTCCCGCGACCTTGAAAGCCTTGCGGGGCAGTTTCCCTTATTCTTGGACTTTTTAAACCGTCGTATTACGCTGGGATACCGGATTCATATCTGCTGTAAAACCGAGAAGACACGTGAAACCGTCAAGCAATATCTGGTAGACCAGGAGGTCTTTAATTTTGTTGAGAATGAGGGGCCCGGTATACAGCTTTCTGTCGGAGAAATTTCCGAAGGCTTTGAAATGGAGGACGAGAAGGTTGTCTACATTAATGAGTCTGAGATATTCAAAGAAAAACGAACTTCCCAGAGAAAGAAAAAGCACAAGGGAAGAAAGATTGATTCCTTTGCCGAACTGCATGTAGGGGACTATGTTGTTCACGATGTGCATGGTATTGGGATATACCGCGGAATTGAGCAGCTGACAATTGACAATGTAACCAAAGACCTGATGGTGATTGAATATGCTGGGGATGCCAGGCTTTACATACCAGTAGAGCAGATGGACTCTGTTCAGGTTTATATCGGTACAGGCGGCGATAAAAAGCCAAAGGTTAATCAGATGGGAAATCCCGACTGGCAGAAGGCAAAAAACAAAGCCCAGAAAGCAGTCGAAGATATGGCCGACGAGCTCATCGCCCTGTATGCCAAACGGCGTTCGATGAAGGGCTACGCCTACAGCCCGGATACATCCTGGCAAAAAGAGTTTGAGGATGATTTTCCCTATGTCGAAACAGAGGACCAGCTGCGCTGCGTCGAAGAGATTAAATCGGATATGGAATCGGAAATACCCATGGACCGTCTTCTGTGCGGTGATGTTGGGTATGGAAAGACAGAGGTAGCCCTGCGGGCAGCTTTCAAAGCTGTTATGGAAGGAAAACAAGTGGCAATGCTGGTGCCCACAACGATTTTGGCACAACAGCATTACAATACCGTTCTAGATCGTTTTCGAAAATATCCTATCAGTGTAGAAGTGATCAGCCGTTTCAGAACCTCTGGACAGCAAAAGAAAATTTTAGGAGATCTGGCGCTTGGTAAGCTGGACATGATCATCGGCACACACCGCCTTTTATCCCAGGATGTTCATTTTAAAGACCTTGGTCTGCTTATTATCGATGAAGAGCAGCGTTTTGGAGTAAGGTCTAAGGAAAAAATTAAGCAGCTAAAACAGAATGTCGATGTTCTGACCTTAAGTGCAACCCCGATCCCGCGTACACTGCATATGTCGATGACCGGCGTGCGTGATATGAGTGTCATTGAAGAGCCACCAGAAGGCAGAAGGCCGGTACAAACCTATGTTATGGCTTATAACCCGCTGATTGTTCAGGATGCCATCAACCGCGAACTTGGCCGCGGAGGACAGGTTTATTATGTTCATAACCGTGTTCACGATATCCATGAGGTTGCCATTGACGTACAGTCTCTTGTGCCAGATGCGAGAATTGTAGTGGCACACGGCCGGATGAGCGGCAGTGAGCTGGAAGATATTATGGTAGATTTCTTAAACCATGATTTTGATATATTAGTGACAACCACCATCGTTGAGTCAGGATTAGACGTTAAAAACGCCAATACCATGATCATTGATGAGGGAGATCATTTTGGCCTTTCTCAGCTTTACCAGCTGAGAGGCCGTGTCGGAAGATCCGACGTTCAGGCCTATACCTATGTTACCCATAAAAAGGAAATTCTGACGGAAATTGCCCAAAAGCGTTTAAAAGCCATCAAGGATTTTACGGCCTTTGGATCAGGTTTTAAGGTAGCCATGCGCGATCTTGAAATCCGTGGGGCAGGTAATATTTTGGGAGCAGAGCAGTCGGGACATTTATTTAAAATCGGTTATGAGCTGTACTGCCGTATTTTGGAAGAGGCTATCAGTAAACGCATGGACGGCGTGGAAGTTGAGACAGAAGAGCCAATTCGGATCAATCTGGATATTGACGGCTATATTCCTGAGCGCTATATCAGCAGTGAAGAGCTGAAATATGATATTTACAAAAAGCTGACATTTATTAAGACGCTTGAGGATTATGATGATTTCGAAGAAGAGCTTCTTGACCGCTTTGGGGATATACCAAATGGTGTCTATAATCTGATGTCCATTGCGATGATAAAAAATATGGCCTCAGTCATTGGAATTAAGGAAATTAAGCAGAAGGGACAGTTCATCTATCTGACCTTTAGCGAAAAAAAGGAAGTCTTTGTGCCGGATGCCGAGAAAATGCCGGAATTAATACGGAAATACAAAGTGAAATTTAAAGCGGGAAAAGCAGAAGAAGCCTGCTGGAGCTTTAATTTATCATCGGTTAAGGATAAAGATATTTTAAAAGAAATTATTTCATTTTTTGAGGATTTAAAATAATTAAGATGTCATTAAGATAAAATATGTTAAAATATAAAAATCACAATTTTTAAGGAGAGCAAAATGCAGAAAAACAAGATCAGGGGTGTCGTATTGGCTTTAGCGGTCACGCTGGGGATTACAACACTGACAACCGGTTGTTCACTGGTTTCCGTCAATCCAGAAAAGGATAACCAGCAGGTTATTGCGGAGATCGACGGTCAATCTATGACAAAAGAGTCTTTTAACAACTATATGGCCTATTATGATCTGTATTACACGGCCAACGGGAGCTCGATGCCAACAGGGTCTGAACTGACTGAATTCAAAAAAGATTTACTGGACAGCCTGGTTCAGGTTGGGGCAATGACGGCTCAGGCCAAAAAGGACAACCTTACAGTCGATGAGGCAGCTGCTGAAAGCCAGGCTCAGACAGCGCTGGACAGCTTGAAAACATCAGCAGGAAATAAATATGACAGCATCCTGTCTAAATACAATACCAATAATGATTCCTTCACACAATTTATGAAAACCTTCATGGTTGACAACAGCTATGCCAGCGAATGCTATTCCAAGCATACGGATTATTTAAAAGAGCATCCTGAGGAAGAACTGGATCAGGTGGTTGGAAAAATCAACGATGAAGAAATTAAGCGTGGAATTTATAATTATTATTATATCAATGAAGAAATCACCTCTTATTATTCGGGTGGACAGGGGTTGCAGACAGATGATGCGAGTGTGAAAGAAACAAATGAATCAATTTTTAATTCAATCGCTCAAAACAAAGCCCTGATTAAGTACTGTGAAGATAATAATATTGAAATAAAACAGGAAGAAATCGATAATGCGCTTCAGACTAAACAATCTATTCAAAATATGATGTTTCAGACAGATGATGAGCTGAATCAGTATCTTGAAAGCTACTTCCTCACAAAAGAAAAATACGACGAATACCAAAAGGAAGACGCTAAAGGGACTGCGGCGGGTCAGGCCATCCAGGCAAAAGTGACAGAAGATGTCAAAGTCAGTGACACGGATTTGCGTAAATACTATAAAGAGCATAAAGATTCTTATGATGAAAGTACAGTTTCGGCAGAGCATATTCTGACAGAAGATGAAGCTCTGGCAAATGAAATTTACGAGAAAGCCAAAGATGCAAAGACAAAAGAGGATTTTGAAAAAATAATGAACGAATACAAATCCAATGAAAAAGTAAAAGAAGCAACGGATTTGGGTTCCTTCAATAAAGAAAAAATGGTTAGCGAATTTTCTGATGCAGCTTTTGGTATGGAAAAAAACAGTGTCAGCAAACCTGTAAAAACAGAGTACGGTTACCATGTTATCTATGTTTATGATAAAAACGACGCCGGTGAAGCGAGTTTTGAAGATAAAAAGGATGAAATAACAGCGTCTGTAAAAGAGGAAAAAGGTACTGAAGATTATAACAAACTCAAGGAAGACTTGCTGAAAAAAGAAAAAATTGATATCTATGATATTAAAACCACGCTCGAAACCTACATGGATCAGTTAAAATCGGAATTAAATATTCAGATTTATGACAAGAAAGTCCAATAGTTCTCATGAGTCAAAGGCTTGCTGTAAGGCAGGCCTTTTAATTTGCGTATCCACTGCAAAAAAGTTATAATGATACTTATTTCGTTGAAAGAGGTTTTCAAGTGAGTAAAAAAGCGAGTAGTTATCTAAAAGGAGCGACAATTCTGGCAGTAGCCGGGATTCTTTCGCGTCTTCTTGGGTTATTCTACAAGGTGCCGGTATATAACCTTGTCGGAAGCTATGGTAATGGCATATACAGCAATGTCACAAATGTTTATAATCTGTTGCTGATGGTTTCAACGGTGGGGCTGCCAGTGGCAATTTCCAAAATGATCTCTGAAAATATTGCAATTAAGGATTACCTGGCAGCGCATAATGTCTTTAAGGTTTCGTTTTGGACACTGCTGATTATGGGCGGCCTTTCCACTGCCTTTCTTTTTCTGGGGGCGGATTGGCTGATAACTGTTGCGAACTGGCCGGGTGAAAGCTTTCCAGCCATTATGGCCATTGCGATGGCGCCGCTTATTATAGCGATTTGCTCATCCTTCCGAGGTTTTTTCCAGGGCTTTCAAATCATGAATCCAACAGCCATCTCTCAGATTATTGAGCAGATTGTTCGGGTGGGTCTGGGCGTTTTTTTGTGCTGGTATTTCATTTCCAGTGGAATG
This window contains:
- the purR gene encoding pur operon repressor, whose amino-acid sequence is MKKNERVCAITKILTDNPNKVLTYNYFSQLFDASKTSVCEDVAIVKSALEMMKMGRIETVSGAAGGVKYLPVVSEEEERTILSEIAERLMEPERKIQGGFLYYSDILSSPYYAQRLGKIIAGKYFEQDVEYVVTTETKGISVALESARFLNVPMTVIRRSNKVTEGTTTSMNYVSGSTNKINTMYLSRRVNLEGKKVLIIDDFMKGGGTAKGMMNLMEEVGAVIIGPCVIFVTEEPDNKLVDHYLPLLRMRTALNDKEKTLVELTMK
- the spoVG gene encoding septation regulator SpoVG, with amino-acid sequence MVITDVRVRKIYPTGKMRGIVSVTFDDEFVVHDIKVIEGQNGYFIAMPSRKTPDGDFKDICHPITSSTRKEMQGIVLEAYEKAVLEKAEETEPEEIDLEVDFEDDSEE
- the glmU gene encoding bifunctional UDP-N-acetylglucosamine diphosphorylase/glucosamine-1-phosphate N-acetyltransferase GlmU codes for the protein MKSTKTVILAAGHGTRMVSEKPKVLHEVGGKTMLDYVISASKAAGADDIAVIVGYKADVVRAALPENLTAIEQKEQLGTGHAVLQALPFFENFEGNVLVLVGDAPLVRKETLEELVKAHEEGGFSATVLTAVFDDPTGYGRIVKEGEELIKIVEHKDATQEERSIKEINSGMYCFDAQALKTALQAINSDNVQGEYYLTDTIEILRGMGKKVGSYPTPDVDDIAAVNSKVQLAEIGKIMRRRINTSLMEAGAILIDPENTYLSAETKVGKDTVVYPGVITEGRVIIGENCIIGHNSRIVNSTIADGVDVQISTILDSFVDENTHVGPYAYLRPNSHIGKNVKVGDFVEVKNAVMKDGAKASHLTYIGDAEVGKNVNLGCGTVFVNYDGTHKYRTVVEDNCFIGCNSNLVSPVTVKEGSYVAAGSTITDDVPEDTLAVARARQVNKEGYALQMNQIKKISK
- a CDS encoding ribose-phosphate pyrophosphokinase, encoding MDGKFGGIKIIAGNSNRKLAEDIADYLEVQLCNADILHFSDGEIGLNVFESVRGADVYVIQSTGNPCNDNLMELLIIIDAMRRASAGRINAVIPYYGYARQDRKAKSRDPITAKLVANLITTAGADRVITMDLHSNQIQGFFDIPLDHLSGGGLIAEYFKNLRLDDMVVVSPDAGSVKRSRKLARTLECPFAIIDKQRPRPNVTEVMNVIGNVEGKNCILIDDMIDTAGTITTGADALMKLGAKSVRAACTHGVFSGPAIERIQNSAIEELITLDTLVVPEEKRIDKIKILSTGTLFGRAIDYVHFGRSLSKLFSERYV
- the pth gene encoding aminoacyl-tRNA hydrolase; this encodes MYLIIGLGNPGREYALTRHNIGFEAVDYIAGQKNVQITKDEHEGLTGIYFENGKKVMLVKPMTYMNNSGLCVEELVSYYDVPLENTLVIYDDIDLDPGKIRIRKKGSAGTHNGMRSIIYQLQDQNFPRIRIGIGKKPPQWDLANYVLSKFTSDETEVMREAVKKAAEAVEFFINEDIDFAMNRLNRKEKAEKAEKQGSEDQNQ
- the mfd gene encoding transcription-repair coupling factor, which translates into the protein MDRLFNDLKGTPKIEKIFEAIEESIGVNLSNVKTGLKGFLTLLTYEHFDTNVLFITHSDRDAQKKAEILRKFRDTTDVLYYPLEPVHDYFSDAHSQDIAHQRMTVIEKLFSGGKYIIVASIDSILKKMVPREAMEKLFFSINNGDTFDLEALAIRLVNLGYERVYQVESKGQFALRGGILDIYNVTSDDGVRIEFFDDEVDSMRLFDVDSQLSYDQIENVRIAPAKEIVLSEEERQKIFKMIHKKYDGNELYMELVEKLEQEGAQYDETLFTFIKENDSFMDYVGKNIVIWDEYTRIKETYDIFIKKTWLDYESLITQGYILPEEKNKFFTFHHIEKSLEGCPAVKEYLFNSRAKKGMNLDMNSRDLESLAGQFPLFLDFLNRRITLGYRIHICCKTEKTRETVKQYLVDQEVFNFVENEGPGIQLSVGEISEGFEMEDEKVVYINESEIFKEKRTSQRKKKHKGRKIDSFAELHVGDYVVHDVHGIGIYRGIEQLTIDNVTKDLMVIEYAGDARLYIPVEQMDSVQVYIGTGGDKKPKVNQMGNPDWQKAKNKAQKAVEDMADELIALYAKRRSMKGYAYSPDTSWQKEFEDDFPYVETEDQLRCVEEIKSDMESEIPMDRLLCGDVGYGKTEVALRAAFKAVMEGKQVAMLVPTTILAQQHYNTVLDRFRKYPISVEVISRFRTSGQQKKILGDLALGKLDMIIGTHRLLSQDVHFKDLGLLIIDEEQRFGVRSKEKIKQLKQNVDVLTLSATPIPRTLHMSMTGVRDMSVIEEPPEGRRPVQTYVMAYNPLIVQDAINRELGRGGQVYYVHNRVHDIHEVAIDVQSLVPDARIVVAHGRMSGSELEDIMVDFLNHDFDILVTTTIVESGLDVKNANTMIIDEGDHFGLSQLYQLRGRVGRSDVQAYTYVTHKKEILTEIAQKRLKAIKDFTAFGSGFKVAMRDLEIRGAGNILGAEQSGHLFKIGYELYCRILEEAISKRMDGVEVETEEPIRINLDIDGYIPERYISSEELKYDIYKKLTFIKTLEDYDDFEEELLDRFGDIPNGVYNLMSIAMIKNMASVIGIKEIKQKGQFIYLTFSEKKEVFVPDAEKMPELIRKYKVKFKAGKAEEACWSFNLSSVKDKDILKEIISFFEDLK
- a CDS encoding peptidyl-prolyl cis-trans isomerase — translated: MQKNKIRGVVLALAVTLGITTLTTGCSLVSVNPEKDNQQVIAEIDGQSMTKESFNNYMAYYDLYYTANGSSMPTGSELTEFKKDLLDSLVQVGAMTAQAKKDNLTVDEAAAESQAQTALDSLKTSAGNKYDSILSKYNTNNDSFTQFMKTFMVDNSYASECYSKHTDYLKEHPEEELDQVVGKINDEEIKRGIYNYYYINEEITSYYSGGQGLQTDDASVKETNESIFNSIAQNKALIKYCEDNNIEIKQEEIDNALQTKQSIQNMMFQTDDELNQYLESYFLTKEKYDEYQKEDAKGTAAGQAIQAKVTEDVKVSDTDLRKYYKEHKDSYDESTVSAEHILTEDEALANEIYEKAKDAKTKEDFEKIMNEYKSNEKVKEATDLGSFNKEKMVSEFSDAAFGMEKNSVSKPVKTEYGYHVIYVYDKNDAGEASFEDKKDEITASVKEEKGTEDYNKLKEDLLKKEKIDIYDIKTTLETYMDQLKSELNIQIYDKKVQ